The following proteins come from a genomic window of Neptunomonas concharum:
- a CDS encoding DNA-binding domain-containing protein produces MSELKIRQQQLMDYILGKSDLITDHILESADANKALRLHIYRNNYQAGLREVIDTDFEMLGLYLGDNLFDQMVEGYIGAYPSSYSSLRQFGDNLPKFLREDAFFSQYPQLSELARFERLLLRAFDAADAARITQDTLLQLDQNLWPELKLAFHPSVQVFTSHWNVVEIWRALKGEETPPDPWEQINHWVMWRNQERLTEFRSIDSFEHVMLTAFLKGDDLSQVADTLLVWQSGEDPSQQMVETLLSWHQQGWIQRLRLSGDQPELSLL; encoded by the coding sequence ATGAGTGAGTTAAAAATCCGACAGCAGCAGTTAATGGATTATATTTTGGGTAAGAGTGATCTTATAACAGATCATATCTTGGAGTCGGCTGATGCGAATAAAGCTTTACGCCTGCATATTTATCGTAATAACTACCAGGCAGGCTTGAGAGAAGTCATTGATACTGACTTCGAAATGCTGGGGCTTTACCTTGGTGATAATCTGTTCGACCAGATGGTAGAAGGCTATATTGGCGCATATCCCTCTTCTTATTCATCGCTGCGTCAATTTGGAGATAACCTTCCTAAGTTTTTACGTGAGGACGCGTTTTTTTCGCAATACCCGCAACTATCAGAGTTGGCCCGCTTTGAACGTTTATTACTCAGGGCATTTGATGCTGCCGATGCTGCCAGAATTACTCAGGATACTTTACTGCAATTGGATCAAAACTTATGGCCTGAACTTAAGTTGGCTTTCCATCCAAGTGTTCAAGTATTTACTTCACATTGGAATGTTGTTGAGATTTGGCGAGCGCTAAAAGGGGAGGAAACGCCGCCTGACCCATGGGAACAAATAAACCATTGGGTAATGTGGCGCAACCAAGAACGCCTAACGGAGTTTCGTTCAATTGATTCTTTTGAGCATGTTATGCTGACAGCATTCCTAAAAGGTGATGATCTGTCACAGGTTGCTGATACATTGCTTGTATGGCAATCGGGTGAAGATCCTAGTCAACAAATGGTTGAAACGCTTCTGTCATGGCATCAACAAGGTTGGATTCAGCGGTTAAGGTTGTCCGGCGATCAACCTGAGCTGTCTTTACTATAA
- a CDS encoding aldehyde dehydrogenase family protein → MNDLQRFYINGEWAEPQGKQSLVVINPATEQAFATIRLGEQADVEAAVMAARSAFESYSQTSKESRIALLEKIIAGYSERIEDLAQAISSEMGAPIEFARKVQVMAGLGHIKVALSLLKKNDFAKMISTTKVIKEPIGVCALITPWNWPLNQITCKVAPALAVGCTMVLKPSEVAPLSAHIFAEILHEAGVPAGVFNLVDGDGAGVGSALSAHPQIDMVSFTGSTRAGRLVSKAAADTVKKVSLELGGKSANIILDDADFEKAVGRGVKGMMSNSGQSCNALSRMLVPESRLAEVEAIARKAVVSVIPGDPQDAKTVIGPVVSEVQWNNIQALIAAGIDEGAQLLCGGLGKPEGLETGYYVKPTIFTGVDNQMTIAKEEIFGPVLCIIPYKDEAEAIAIANDHIYGLSGSVWSSDLERARKVASRLRTGMVHINGAMVDGRAPFGGYRQSGLGREWGMHGMEEFLEVKSMFGYDAS, encoded by the coding sequence ATGAATGATTTACAGCGTTTTTATATCAATGGCGAATGGGCCGAGCCACAAGGTAAGCAATCCTTAGTGGTTATAAATCCAGCGACAGAGCAAGCATTTGCGACGATTCGTTTAGGTGAGCAAGCCGATGTTGAGGCGGCTGTTATGGCGGCTCGCTCTGCATTTGAGAGCTACAGCCAAACAAGTAAAGAAAGCCGTATAGCCTTACTTGAAAAAATAATTGCAGGCTATAGCGAGCGGATTGAAGATCTTGCTCAAGCGATCTCCTCCGAAATGGGAGCTCCTATTGAATTTGCTCGTAAAGTGCAGGTTATGGCAGGTCTTGGGCACATTAAAGTAGCGCTAAGCCTTCTGAAGAAAAACGACTTTGCAAAGATGATCAGCACTACAAAAGTGATCAAGGAGCCTATAGGTGTTTGTGCGCTGATCACACCATGGAACTGGCCACTGAATCAGATTACCTGCAAAGTGGCTCCCGCATTAGCCGTCGGTTGCACTATGGTGTTAAAGCCTAGCGAAGTTGCACCTTTATCTGCACATATTTTTGCTGAGATTCTCCATGAAGCGGGCGTACCTGCCGGTGTGTTTAATTTGGTGGATGGTGATGGAGCGGGCGTGGGTTCTGCACTAAGCGCGCACCCCCAAATAGATATGGTGTCCTTTACAGGCTCCACCCGAGCAGGGCGTTTAGTTTCAAAAGCTGCTGCAGATACGGTTAAAAAAGTATCATTAGAGCTGGGTGGTAAATCGGCCAATATTATCCTTGATGACGCTGATTTTGAGAAGGCGGTAGGTCGAGGTGTGAAGGGGATGATGAGTAACTCTGGGCAGTCCTGTAATGCTCTGAGTCGTATGCTGGTTCCCGAAAGTCGTCTTGCTGAGGTAGAAGCAATAGCACGTAAAGCCGTAGTGTCTGTGATTCCGGGTGATCCTCAGGATGCTAAGACAGTTATTGGGCCGGTGGTCAGTGAAGTACAGTGGAATAATATTCAGGCATTGATCGCTGCAGGTATAGATGAGGGAGCGCAGTTGTTATGCGGTGGTTTGGGTAAGCCTGAGGGTTTAGAGACCGGTTATTATGTCAAACCTACTATCTTTACAGGTGTGGACAACCAGATGACGATTGCCAAAGAGGAGATCTTTGGTCCCGTACTTTGCATTATTCCTTACAAGGATGAAGCTGAAGCAATTGCTATCGCAAACGATCATATCTACGGCTTGTCGGGTTCTGTCTGGTCTTCCGATCTAGAAAGAGCCCGTAAAGTAGCGTCTAGGCTTCGTACCGGTATGGTACACATTAATGGTGCCATGGTGGATGGACGTGCGCCCTTTGGTGGCTATCGACAGTCGGGATTAGGACGCGAATGGGGTATGCATGGTATGGAAGAGTTTCTTGAAGTTAAATCCATGTTTGGCTACGACGCTTCTTAG
- the zapE gene encoding cell division protein ZapE, producing MNSPLQRYEQRLTDPGFMGDPLQLQVVERLDLLFQELQCSTNRFGRKRRPVKGLYLWGGVGRGKTFLMDLFFESLPDKDKLRLHFHRFMAMVHHEMKLEAGHADPLVRIAKRLSQQCRVICFDEFYVSDIADAMILGRLFDALFNYGLTLVATSNIPIDRLYWDGLQRQQFAPAMELLKTHTHEWHLKGEEDYRLRYLNYQQTYFLEGQANFAELFDQLNETQDDSRQPISICGRPIEVERVADSIVWFTFSALCEGPRSAMDYIELASRYQTILISGLPQLGGELKSWIKARGTEDGSGGVTKTGERQLSYAKLDDPARRFISLVDEFYDQGVKLYLLATLPIEHIYSGGALSFEFRRTLSRLTEMQSAEYLSGSRELSKSEQVVV from the coding sequence ATGAACTCTCCTCTTCAACGCTACGAGCAACGATTAACAGACCCCGGCTTTATGGGCGATCCTCTCCAGTTACAAGTGGTTGAACGGTTAGATCTGCTCTTTCAGGAGTTACAGTGTTCTACTAATCGCTTTGGTCGTAAACGTCGACCTGTAAAAGGCTTGTATCTCTGGGGTGGTGTTGGTCGGGGGAAAACCTTCCTGATGGATCTGTTCTTTGAGAGCTTGCCTGATAAAGATAAGTTGCGTTTGCACTTTCATCGTTTTATGGCAATGGTTCATCATGAGATGAAATTGGAAGCAGGTCATGCTGATCCGTTAGTACGTATCGCTAAACGTCTCTCTCAACAGTGTCGAGTGATATGCTTTGATGAATTTTATGTATCAGATATTGCTGATGCCATGATCTTAGGGCGGCTATTTGATGCATTATTTAATTATGGCTTAACGCTCGTTGCTACCTCTAATATTCCTATCGACAGACTCTATTGGGATGGATTGCAGCGTCAGCAATTTGCCCCCGCGATGGAGTTGCTGAAAACCCACACCCATGAGTGGCATCTGAAGGGTGAAGAAGATTACCGGTTACGTTATTTGAACTACCAGCAAACCTATTTTTTAGAGGGGCAGGCAAACTTTGCTGAGCTATTTGATCAACTCAACGAAACACAAGACGATAGCCGTCAACCTATCTCTATTTGTGGACGCCCCATTGAAGTCGAGCGTGTTGCAGATTCCATCGTATGGTTTACCTTTTCTGCCCTTTGTGAAGGCCCCCGTTCGGCAATGGATTACATTGAGTTAGCCAGTCGATACCAGACCATATTGATCAGTGGGCTTCCTCAGTTAGGAGGTGAGTTGAAAAGTTGGATCAAAGCAAGAGGCACCGAAGACGGTAGCGGTGGTGTTACTAAAACGGGGGAAAGGCAGTTATCCTATGCAAAGCTAGATGATCCGGCTAGGCGCTTTATTAGTCTGGTGGATGAATTTTATGATCAAGGGGTTAAGCTCTATCTTTTAGCGACATTGCCCATAGAGCATATTTACTCTGGAGGGGCGCTAAGCTTTGAATTTCGTCGAACACTGAGTCGATTAACAGAGATGCAGTCAGCAGAGTACTTATCGGGATCCCGAGAGTTGAGCAAATCGGAGCAGGTGGTGGTATGA
- a CDS encoding DUF692 domain-containing protein, with amino-acid sequence MDNQFLGFGLGLRTQHFHEVLQQKPDLDWFEVISENFMVDGGKPKFYLHQIRELYPMVMHGVSLSIGSTDPLNLEYLKRLKCLINEIQPEWVSDHLCWTGVNQLNSHDLLPVPYTEEALDHIVSRLIQVQDYLGQPILMENPSSYLEFSESSIPEWEFMAEMVKRSGCQVLLDVNNIYVSSRNHGYDCQTYLKAIDPTTVKQIHLAGHSDYGTYVIDTHDHDIPDPVWALYREALRYLGPISTMIERDDNIPPFADLLDELEIARQIAADCLTPEQLQPKYRMAS; translated from the coding sequence ATGGACAATCAATTTTTAGGATTTGGTTTAGGTTTAAGAACTCAGCATTTTCATGAAGTGTTGCAACAAAAGCCTGATCTTGACTGGTTTGAAGTGATCTCTGAAAACTTCATGGTTGATGGGGGTAAGCCAAAATTTTATCTACATCAGATTCGTGAATTGTATCCCATGGTGATGCATGGCGTTTCGCTTTCTATTGGCTCAACTGACCCTTTGAATCTAGAATACCTCAAGCGATTAAAATGCCTGATAAATGAGATACAACCTGAATGGGTATCTGACCACCTATGTTGGACGGGGGTCAATCAGTTAAATAGTCATGATTTGTTGCCTGTACCGTATACCGAAGAGGCGTTGGATCATATTGTATCTCGACTGATACAGGTGCAAGACTATCTTGGACAACCTATTCTGATGGAAAACCCATCCAGTTATCTTGAGTTTTCAGAGTCCTCTATTCCCGAATGGGAGTTTATGGCTGAAATGGTTAAACGATCAGGCTGTCAGGTTCTATTGGATGTAAATAACATCTATGTTAGCTCTCGTAACCATGGGTATGATTGCCAAACCTATTTAAAAGCAATAGATCCGACTACCGTTAAGCAGATACATTTGGCAGGTCATAGTGACTATGGCACTTATGTGATTGATACCCATGATCACGATATACCGGACCCTGTGTGGGCTTTGTACCGTGAGGCGTTACGTTATTTAGGCCCTATCAGCACGATGATAGAGCGAGACGATAATATTCCGCCTTTTGCTGACTTGTTGGATGAGTTGGAGATAGCAAGACAGATTGCAGCGGATTGCCTTACCCCCGAGCAGCTCCAGCCAAAATATCGGATGGCATCATGA
- a CDS encoding adenosylhomocysteinase has protein sequence MNPLFVKGSHFFEDIQPTFYPDLHLAVVTHLLDTPPVYLDCLQRFADVAMLLPKPKSISQETLEQVEKRFQVVIKSRSQMQSPEVTSAILNSFIPKGDVVLVDIGGYFAASLPEILPLLKSRLIGVVEVTENGHQRYAALPELPVPVLSLARSPLKGPEDYLTGQSIVYSAEALMRECHHIMNGGNAVVFGYGKIGRSIAKALHAKNINTKVVEIDPIRAIEAQSRGFDLIHKEEALPTCDVIFCATGNQSLNNHDFNRVKNGAFIFSVTSSDDELDLARADSNFKINRVTQHISRYERLGQYFHLANRGNAINFIHNAEVGPYIYLVQGEAIAAIDYLYNNRLPCEITSLPVEYRRNLAKRWLTHFGG, from the coding sequence ATGAATCCGCTGTTTGTGAAAGGCTCGCACTTTTTTGAAGATATACAACCGACGTTTTATCCAGATCTGCATCTGGCCGTTGTAACGCATTTACTCGATACCCCGCCAGTTTATCTCGATTGCTTACAACGATTTGCTGATGTAGCCATGTTGTTGCCCAAACCTAAGAGTATTAGTCAGGAAACATTGGAGCAAGTCGAAAAACGTTTTCAGGTGGTTATAAAAAGCCGCTCTCAAATGCAGTCGCCAGAGGTAACATCGGCTATTTTGAATAGCTTTATTCCGAAAGGTGATGTGGTGCTGGTGGATATTGGGGGCTACTTTGCAGCGTCTCTTCCTGAGATTTTACCTTTGCTTAAATCCCGCCTAATCGGTGTCGTTGAGGTAACAGAAAATGGGCATCAGCGGTATGCTGCTTTACCCGAATTACCTGTCCCAGTGCTCTCTTTAGCTCGCAGCCCATTAAAAGGCCCTGAGGATTACCTGACAGGACAGTCGATCGTTTATTCTGCTGAGGCGCTAATGCGTGAGTGCCATCATATAATGAACGGTGGCAATGCAGTGGTATTTGGTTATGGCAAGATAGGCCGCTCTATTGCAAAGGCGTTACATGCGAAAAATATCAACACGAAAGTCGTCGAAATTGATCCCATTCGAGCCATTGAAGCGCAGTCGCGGGGGTTTGACTTGATTCATAAAGAGGAGGCTTTACCAACCTGCGATGTGATTTTTTGCGCCACAGGGAATCAGTCACTAAACAATCATGATTTTAATCGGGTAAAGAATGGTGCTTTTATTTTCTCAGTGACGTCATCGGATGACGAATTGGATTTGGCAAGGGCTGATAGTAATTTCAAAATAAACCGAGTGACTCAACATATCTCTCGCTATGAGCGATTAGGTCAGTATTTTCATCTCGCAAATAGGGGAAATGCGATTAACTTTATTCATAATGCTGAGGTTGGGCCTTATATTTATCTGGTTCAGGGAGAGGCCATCGCTGCGATTGATTACCTATATAACAATCGACTTCCTTGCGAAATAACCTCTTTGCCTGTCGAGTATCGGCGTAATTTGGCTAAGCGCTGGTTGACTCATTTTGGTGGATAG
- the ilvC gene encoding ketol-acid reductoisomerase: protein MSNNYFNTLPLREQLEQLGKCRFMSIDEFSDGVEALKGKKMVVIGCGAQGLAQGMNLRDSGCDVSYALREAAIAEKRQSWKNATENGFVVGTYEELIPTADVVLNLTPDKQHTSVVNAVMPLMKEGACLSYSHGFNIVEEGMKIREDLTVIMVAPKCPGSEVRNEYVRGFGVPTLIAVHEDNDPKGEGLALAKAYAAGTGGHKAGVLMSSFIAEVKSDLMGEQTILCGMLQTGSLLCFDKMVEEGIEPGYASKLIQYGWETITEALKYGGVTNMLDRLSNPAKIKAFDLAEELKQIMRPLYNKHQDDIIDGTFSRVMMEDWANDDKNLLGWRAETAETAFEKTPAGDYEISEQEYFDKGILMVAMVKAGVELAFETMTAAGIIADSAYYESLHETPLIANTIARKKLYEMNATISDTAEYGCYLYNHACLPLLADFMKGIKTDVIGKGLELEDTGVDNARLIEVNTALRSHPVEAIGAVLRGHMADMKKIV from the coding sequence ATGTCAAATAACTACTTCAACACGCTACCTTTGCGTGAACAGCTAGAGCAACTAGGCAAGTGCCGCTTCATGTCTATCGATGAATTCAGCGACGGCGTTGAAGCGCTTAAAGGCAAGAAAATGGTTGTTATCGGTTGTGGCGCTCAAGGTCTGGCACAGGGTATGAACCTGCGTGATAGCGGTTGTGATGTTTCTTACGCCCTGCGTGAAGCAGCTATCGCAGAGAAACGCCAATCCTGGAAGAATGCGACTGAGAATGGTTTCGTTGTGGGTACTTATGAAGAACTGATCCCTACAGCTGACGTTGTTCTGAACCTGACACCCGATAAGCAACACACTTCCGTTGTAAATGCAGTTATGCCACTGATGAAAGAAGGCGCTTGTTTGTCTTACTCTCACGGTTTCAACATTGTTGAAGAAGGCATGAAAATCCGTGAAGACCTGACTGTTATCATGGTTGCACCTAAGTGCCCAGGCTCTGAAGTACGTAATGAATATGTTCGTGGCTTCGGCGTTCCTACTTTGATCGCTGTTCACGAAGACAACGACCCTAAAGGTGAAGGCCTAGCGCTGGCTAAAGCCTATGCTGCGGGTACTGGCGGCCACAAAGCAGGCGTGTTGATGTCATCTTTCATCGCGGAAGTAAAATCTGACCTGATGGGCGAACAAACAATCCTGTGCGGTATGTTACAGACAGGCTCTTTGTTGTGCTTCGATAAGATGGTTGAAGAAGGTATCGAACCGGGTTACGCCTCTAAGTTGATCCAGTACGGCTGGGAAACGATCACAGAAGCCCTGAAATACGGTGGTGTCACCAATATGCTGGATCGCCTTTCTAACCCAGCTAAAATTAAAGCATTTGATTTAGCAGAAGAACTGAAGCAAATCATGCGTCCGCTGTATAACAAGCATCAGGACGATATCATTGATGGCACTTTCTCCCGCGTTATGATGGAAGATTGGGCAAACGATGACAAAAACCTGCTGGGCTGGCGCGCTGAAACCGCTGAAACCGCATTTGAGAAAACACCAGCTGGCGATTACGAAATCTCTGAGCAGGAATACTTCGATAAAGGTATCCTGATGGTCGCGATGGTTAAAGCGGGTGTTGAACTGGCATTCGAGACTATGACTGCTGCGGGTATTATTGCTGATTCAGCATATTACGAGTCTCTGCACGAAACACCGCTGATCGCAAACACGATCGCACGTAAGAAGTTGTACGAGATGAACGCAACTATCTCTGATACAGCTGAATATGGTTGCTACCTATACAACCACGCTTGCTTGCCTCTGCTAGCTGACTTCATGAAGGGCATAAAAACCGACGTAATCGGTAAGGGCCTTGAGCTAGAAGACACTGGCGTGGACAACGCTCGCCTGATCGAAGTAAACACAGCTCTGCGTTCGCACCCAGTGGAAGCAATCGGTGCAGTACTTCGTGGCCATATGGCTGACATGAAAAAGATCGTTTAA
- the ilvY gene encoding HTH-type transcriptional activator IlvY, which translates to MDTKTLKHFLALADTLHFGRASAACFISISALSRNIRQLEDELGVVLFQRDNRSVVLTSEGEKFVLYSREAISRWDMIRNELAGSGNQLHGEVSLYCSVTAVYSILFDLFSRFRNNYPSIEIKLHTGDPEHAIARVIGGEDDISIAACPATLPRGLAFQPITVSPLVFIAPAEQTDLDLPTIAPNSPEEWAKVPMVLSEGGLARNRIDAWFKKMGINPRVYAQVAGNEAIVSMVSLGLGVGVVPKIVLENSPVATRVKILDVQPALQPYDVGMFALQRSLKNPLVNAVWSLVGES; encoded by the coding sequence ATGGATACAAAAACGCTCAAACACTTTTTGGCACTGGCGGATACACTGCACTTTGGTCGTGCCAGTGCTGCTTGTTTTATCAGCATCTCTGCGTTGTCACGCAATATTCGGCAGCTGGAAGATGAGTTAGGTGTTGTACTGTTTCAGCGTGATAATCGCTCTGTTGTACTAACCAGCGAAGGTGAGAAATTTGTTTTATATTCCCGGGAAGCGATCTCTCGATGGGATATGATACGTAACGAGTTAGCAGGCTCTGGTAATCAATTACACGGTGAGGTGAGCTTATATTGCTCCGTAACCGCAGTGTACAGTATTTTGTTTGACCTCTTCAGCCGTTTTCGCAACAACTACCCAAGCATTGAAATTAAGTTACATACCGGTGACCCTGAGCATGCAATTGCTAGAGTGATAGGGGGGGAGGACGATATCTCGATTGCTGCTTGTCCTGCGACGTTGCCTCGTGGTTTGGCGTTTCAGCCGATTACCGTTTCCCCTTTGGTTTTTATCGCGCCTGCGGAACAAACCGATCTTGACCTGCCCACTATTGCTCCCAACTCCCCTGAGGAGTGGGCTAAAGTGCCCATGGTTCTCTCTGAGGGTGGATTGGCACGTAATCGCATTGATGCGTGGTTTAAGAAAATGGGTATAAATCCTAGGGTTTATGCTCAGGTGGCGGGTAACGAGGCGATTGTGAGTATGGTGAGTTTAGGGTTAGGCGTAGGTGTTGTGCCTAAAATTGTTCTGGAAAACAGTCCTGTGGCAACACGGGTGAAGATCTTGGATGTACAGCCTGCTTTACAACCTTATGATGTGGGTATGTTTGCTTTACAGCGCAGTTTGAAAAACCCGTTGGTCAATGCGGTATGGTCGCTGGTGGGGGAGTCGTGA
- a CDS encoding DUF2238 domain-containing protein: MKLLWVVIFTVVLVWSGTNPKDYFTWALEVSPALIGALLMAITYKRFPLTPLLYGLILLHSIVLMVGGHYTYAEVPLFDLFKEWFGSGRNNYDKVGHFMQGFVPAVLAREILIRKAVLAKPAWLNLFVISVCLAFSAFYELLEWVVAEMTGESAEAFLGTQGYVWDTQTDMAFALVGCICALVFLSHIHNRQLMALYRQ; this comes from the coding sequence ATGAAGTTATTATGGGTTGTTATATTTACCGTTGTACTGGTTTGGTCTGGAACCAATCCTAAAGACTATTTTACATGGGCGCTTGAGGTATCTCCTGCTTTGATCGGTGCGCTTTTGATGGCGATAACGTACAAGCGCTTCCCATTAACACCATTACTATACGGGTTGATATTACTTCATTCGATTGTACTGATGGTGGGTGGTCATTACACTTACGCTGAAGTGCCTTTATTTGATCTTTTCAAAGAGTGGTTTGGCTCAGGGCGTAATAACTACGATAAAGTCGGCCACTTTATGCAAGGTTTTGTTCCAGCGGTGCTTGCCAGAGAAATTTTGATTAGAAAAGCGGTGTTGGCCAAGCCCGCCTGGTTAAATCTATTTGTTATCTCTGTATGTCTTGCGTTCAGCGCTTTTTATGAGCTGCTGGAGTGGGTGGTTGCGGAAATGACCGGCGAATCTGCCGAAGCTTTTTTAGGGACTCAAGGTTATGTGTGGGATACACAAACGGATATGGCTTTTGCGCTAGTCGGGTGTATCTGTGCGTTAGTATTTTTATCACACATTCATAACCGCCAACTTATGGCGCTGTATCGTCAATAG
- a CDS encoding alkaline phosphatase D family protein: MEKKAQMQHLPLVWAGPILRRMQPSRLTFWLAVSSPVEAKLALLPDQQAPIHIEPDSLQQSTLCLKAGKHLCFLLIDLPLAEPLPEDCWIGYNLSLKREGASECEWLDWRCWAPDLCYPDKVSPGFVLRSRIQNMLHGSCRKPHHRLNNSAASEQSSDGLNRADDFLQAHVHSAEQWPSVLIMSGDQIYADDVAAPMLVAIHRFIQVLGLPSESFEGVDPLPMPDATPLYEQDAHYYKRETLLPDTNANAALKDLLFGGTRKPIFTSDNAQNHLMTLAEVLAMYLLVWSPEPWRLIGLEAPSELSDEHRETYQQEQKEIASFAASLSEARRVLAHLPVAMIFDDHDITDDWNLTAQWEQTAYGNPLSNRIIGNTLLGYLICQGWGNAPEKFSKALMQEVQDALSQPGEGVHEQLIEQLYRFSDWHYRWDTQPVLLVLDTRTRRWRSERSLDKPSGLMDWEAITDLQADLVGHDAVVLVSPAPIFGVKLIESIQKVFTWFGHPLMVDAENWMAHRGSAHALMNLFRHSKTPRNFVILSGDVHYSFVYDIELRGRQRGPDIWQITSSGLRNEFPTRLLDIFDRLNRWLYAPWSPLNWLTKRRRMKVIPRRPVPASRGERLVNDAGIGLVELSVDGRPVRALQLCADGRDIEFELYEPEAHWQ, translated from the coding sequence TTGGAAAAAAAGGCTCAAATGCAGCACTTACCATTAGTTTGGGCAGGCCCCATCTTGCGTCGAATGCAGCCCAGCCGATTGACGTTTTGGCTAGCTGTTTCTTCACCCGTGGAAGCCAAGCTTGCCTTGTTACCTGATCAGCAAGCGCCGATACATATTGAACCCGATAGTCTGCAGCAATCTACGCTCTGCTTAAAGGCAGGAAAGCACCTGTGTTTTTTACTGATTGATCTGCCGCTAGCAGAACCGTTACCTGAGGACTGCTGGATCGGCTATAACTTGAGCTTGAAGAGAGAAGGCGCGTCTGAGTGTGAGTGGTTAGATTGGCGGTGCTGGGCTCCTGATCTTTGTTATCCCGACAAGGTGTCGCCCGGGTTTGTTTTACGTTCTCGTATACAAAATATGCTTCATGGCTCCTGCCGAAAGCCTCACCACCGTTTAAATAACTCTGCTGCTTCAGAGCAATCGTCCGATGGTTTAAATCGAGCAGATGACTTTTTGCAGGCCCACGTGCATTCAGCTGAGCAGTGGCCCAGTGTGTTAATCATGTCAGGGGATCAAATTTACGCGGATGATGTTGCGGCGCCTATGCTGGTGGCAATTCATCGTTTTATTCAAGTGTTAGGCTTGCCTAGTGAGTCATTTGAGGGTGTTGATCCTTTACCGATGCCAGATGCAACACCCTTGTATGAGCAAGATGCTCATTACTATAAACGTGAAACCTTACTTCCTGATACGAACGCTAATGCGGCATTAAAAGACCTTTTGTTTGGTGGTACTCGAAAACCGATATTTACCTCAGACAACGCGCAGAATCACCTAATGACATTAGCTGAGGTGCTGGCTATGTATCTGTTGGTTTGGTCCCCTGAGCCTTGGCGTCTAATAGGTTTAGAGGCTCCTTCTGAATTATCCGATGAGCACCGAGAGACATACCAGCAAGAACAAAAGGAGATAGCGAGCTTTGCGGCTTCTTTAAGTGAAGCACGCCGTGTTTTAGCGCACCTTCCTGTTGCGATGATTTTTGATGATCATGATATAACAGATGACTGGAACCTGACCGCTCAATGGGAGCAGACGGCCTACGGGAACCCATTATCTAATCGTATTATTGGCAATACCTTGTTGGGCTACTTAATCTGTCAAGGGTGGGGCAATGCGCCAGAAAAGTTCTCGAAAGCGCTCATGCAGGAGGTTCAGGATGCCCTCTCTCAGCCAGGCGAGGGAGTGCATGAGCAACTCATTGAGCAGTTATATCGTTTTTCCGATTGGCACTACCGATGGGACACGCAGCCTGTCTTGTTAGTATTGGATACGAGGACTCGTCGTTGGCGATCCGAGAGGTCATTAGATAAGCCATCAGGGCTAATGGATTGGGAGGCGATAACCGACTTACAAGCAGATCTGGTTGGACACGATGCTGTCGTGCTTGTTTCGCCAGCTCCCATTTTTGGTGTCAAGCTGATTGAGTCTATTCAAAAAGTGTTTACATGGTTTGGGCACCCTCTTATGGTCGATGCTGAAAACTGGATGGCCCACCGCGGTTCAGCTCATGCATTGATGAACCTATTCCGGCATTCCAAAACACCACGGAACTTTGTCATTCTATCCGGCGATGTACACTACTCCTTTGTTTACGATATTGAGCTGCGTGGTCGGCAGCGCGGTCCAGATATTTGGCAAATTACAAGTAGTGGTTTACGAAATGAATTCCCGACACGATTGTTGGATATATTCGACCGGCTTAATCGTTGGCTATATGCGCCTTGGTCACCCTTAAACTGGCTGACCAAGCGCCGTCGAATGAAGGTGATTCCAAGGCGCCCCGTACCTGCGTCACGAGGGGAGCGGTTAGTCAATGATGCAGGAATTGGGCTGGTTGAATTGTCTGTTGATGGGAGGCCTGTTCGTGCATTGCAGTTGTGTGCTGATGGCCGAGATATTGAGTTTGAATTGTACGAACCTGAGGCGCATTGGCAGTAA